In a single window of the Streptococcus ilei genome:
- a CDS encoding M20/M25/M40 family metallo-hydrolase, translating to MSNPRETEQIRKFENDEVAQHYFEVLRTLISKRSIFAQQIGLKEVATYLGEIFTAAGAKVTVDDSYTAPFVIAKFVSPNPDAKTIIFYNHYDTVPADGDQPWTSDPFTLSVHYGTMYGRGVDDDKGHITARLTAIRKYIRENGDLPVNITFIIEGAEESASTDLDKYLAKHKKHLRGADLLVWEQGTRNQQGELEISGGNKGIVTFDMVVKSADVDIHSSYGGVVDSASWYLLNALSSLRDKDGRILVDGLYDLIEEPNERELALIDRYANKTADDVTEIYNLQLPILKEERSEFLKRFYFEPAMNIEGLGTGYQGQGVKTILPAEARAKMEVRLVPGLEPKQVLELIRAQLDKNGFEKIDLIYTLGEMSYRSDMSAPSILNVIDLAKRFYPEGVCVLPTTAGTGPMHTVFEALQVPMAAFGIGNANSRDHGGDENVKIADYYTHIELIKELITSYE from the coding sequence ATGTCCAATCCAAGAGAGACAGAACAAATACGCAAATTTGAAAATGATGAGGTCGCTCAGCATTATTTTGAAGTCCTGAGAACTCTCATCTCCAAGCGGTCCATCTTTGCCCAGCAGATTGGTTTAAAAGAAGTGGCGACCTACTTGGGAGAAATCTTCACAGCTGCGGGGGCTAAGGTGACTGTTGATGACAGTTATACAGCACCATTTGTTATTGCTAAATTTGTTTCACCCAATCCGGATGCGAAGACCATCATTTTCTACAACCATTACGACACAGTTCCAGCTGATGGCGACCAGCCTTGGACAAGTGATCCCTTCACGCTTTCGGTCCATTACGGGACCATGTATGGTCGAGGGGTAGATGACGACAAGGGTCATATTACCGCACGCTTGACCGCTATTCGGAAATATATCCGTGAGAATGGCGATCTTCCGGTTAATATTACCTTCATTATCGAAGGAGCAGAAGAATCTGCCTCAACGGATCTGGACAAGTATCTAGCCAAACACAAAAAACACCTGCGGGGGGCAGACCTCTTGGTCTGGGAACAAGGGACCCGTAACCAACAAGGGGAACTGGAAATCTCAGGTGGAAACAAGGGGATTGTTACCTTTGACATGGTGGTCAAAAGTGCAGATGTGGATATCCATTCCAGCTATGGTGGAGTGGTGGATTCAGCATCCTGGTATCTGCTCAATGCTTTGTCCAGCCTTCGGGATAAAGACGGTCGCATCTTGGTGGATGGCCTCTATGATTTGATTGAGGAGCCTAACGAGCGGGAACTGGCCTTGATTGACCGCTATGCCAATAAGACAGCAGACGATGTGACTGAGATTTACAATCTCCAATTGCCTATCTTGAAAGAGGAACGCAGTGAGTTCTTGAAACGATTTTATTTTGAACCAGCCATGAACATTGAAGGCTTGGGGACAGGCTACCAGGGTCAAGGAGTCAAGACCATTCTACCTGCCGAAGCTCGAGCCAAGATGGAAGTTCGGTTGGTACCTGGCTTGGAACCCAAACAAGTCTTAGAACTGATTCGTGCTCAGTTAGATAAAAATGGCTTTGAGAAGATTGATTTAATCTATACCCTAGGGGAAATGAGCTATCGGAGTGATATGAGTGCGCCTTCCATTCTCAATGTGATTGATCTGGCCAAACGCTTTTATCCAGAAGGGGTCTGTGTCCTTCCAACAACTGCAGGTACTGGTCCTATGCATACGGTCTTTGAGGCCTTGCAAGTGCCAATGGCTGCCTTTGGAATCGGAAATGCCAATAGTCGAGATCATGGTGGCGATGAGAATGTAAAAATTGCTGACTACTATACCCATATTGAATTAATTAAGGAGTTAATCACAAGTTATGAGTAA
- a CDS encoding MetQ/NlpA family ABC transporter substrate-binding protein has protein sequence MKLTKLFGVAALATVATFALAACGSSKSSKSSDKDGVTTVKVGVMNLSDTEEARWKEVQKNLDDAKANIKLEFTQFTDYSQPNQAVRDGDVDINAFQHYNYLENWNKENSADLVSVADTYIAPIRLYSGTKDGKNKYTDVKDIPEKGTIAVPNDPTNESRALYVLESAGLIKLDTKDGELATISNIKDNPKNLTISELDASQTASSLPSVDAAIINNTFVREAGIDYKKALFVEKANSNSKQWYNLIAAKKDWKSSDKAKAIEAIIKAYHTDNVKKVIEESSDGMDQPVW, from the coding sequence ATGAAATTAACAAAACTTTTTGGAGTAGCAGCTCTTGCTACCGTTGCAACATTTGCTTTAGCAGCATGTGGTTCTTCAAAATCATCTAAATCATCTGATAAAGATGGTGTGACAACTGTTAAAGTTGGGGTGATGAACTTAAGTGATACAGAAGAAGCTCGTTGGAAAGAAGTGCAAAAGAACTTAGATGATGCAAAAGCAAACATCAAATTGGAATTCACTCAGTTTACAGACTACTCACAACCAAACCAAGCTGTTCGTGATGGAGATGTGGATATCAACGCTTTCCAACATTACAACTACCTTGAAAACTGGAACAAAGAAAACAGCGCAGATCTAGTTTCTGTAGCAGATACTTATATTGCGCCAATCCGTCTTTACTCTGGTACAAAAGATGGAAAGAACAAATACACAGATGTGAAAGACATTCCTGAAAAAGGTACCATTGCAGTACCAAACGACCCAACAAACGAAAGCCGTGCCTTGTATGTATTGGAATCAGCTGGTTTGATCAAGTTGGATACAAAAGATGGGGAATTGGCTACCATCAGCAACATCAAAGACAATCCAAAGAACTTGACAATTTCTGAGTTGGATGCTTCTCAAACAGCTTCTTCACTTCCATCAGTTGATGCAGCGATCATCAATAACACCTTCGTTCGTGAAGCAGGTATTGATTACAAGAAAGCTCTCTTTGTAGAAAAAGCAAACAGCAACTCTAAACAATGGTATAACTTGATTGCAGCTAAGAAAGATTGGAAATCATCTGATAAAGCGAAAGCAATCGAAGCTATTATCAAAGCCTACCATACTGACAATGTGAAGAAAGTGATTGAAGAATCTTCAGACGGTATGGACCAACCAGTTTGGTAA
- a CDS encoding amino acid ABC transporter substrate-binding protein: protein MKLNKFIKYVGLSLVGLAAVGTLVACSSKSSSQSSGKRTIEVATVGTTKPFTYDKDGELTGYEIEVMREIFKGSEKYEVNFNKTEWSSIFAGLDGDRYQIGVSNLSYDEKRAEKYLYPNPYAKNPVVLVVKKGSGIKSLDDIGGKSTEVIQGTSTAKQLEAYNKEHKDNPTELKYTEGTIQSILANLSDGRSDYKIFERLTVEAIIKDQGLDNLEVIELPSDKQPYVYPILAKGEKELETFVNKRIKELYEDGTLEKLSKKYFGGTFLPEASDIK, encoded by the coding sequence ATGAAATTGAATAAATTCATCAAATATGTTGGTTTGAGTCTTGTGGGCTTGGCGGCAGTTGGGACTTTGGTAGCTTGCTCATCAAAGTCATCAAGTCAATCAAGTGGAAAACGGACCATTGAAGTCGCAACGGTTGGAACAACCAAACCCTTCACTTATGATAAGGATGGTGAATTGACGGGTTATGAAATCGAAGTCATGCGTGAAATCTTCAAAGGATCAGAAAAATATGAAGTCAACTTTAATAAGACAGAGTGGTCTTCAATCTTTGCGGGCTTAGACGGTGATCGTTACCAAATCGGTGTCAGCAACCTTAGCTACGATGAAAAACGTGCGGAAAAATACTTGTATCCAAATCCTTACGCAAAGAACCCAGTGGTCTTAGTGGTTAAAAAAGGATCAGGTATCAAGTCATTAGATGATATCGGTGGCAAGTCTACAGAGGTCATCCAAGGAACTTCTACAGCGAAACAGTTGGAAGCCTACAATAAAGAACATAAGGATAATCCAACAGAACTCAAATATACAGAGGGCACCATCCAATCCATTCTGGCTAATTTGAGCGATGGCCGTTCAGATTATAAGATTTTTGAACGTTTGACAGTTGAGGCCATCATCAAGGACCAAGGCTTGGATAACTTGGAGGTCATCGAACTACCAAGCGATAAACAACCATACGTATACCCAATCCTTGCTAAAGGTGAGAAAGAATTGGAAACCTTCGTCAACAAACGGATCAAAGAATTGTACGAAGATGGGACACTGGAAAAATTGTCTAAGAAGTACTTCGGTGGAACTTTCCTTCCAGAAGCTTCTGATATTAAATAA